A genomic stretch from Limnobacter thiooxidans includes:
- a CDS encoding 4'-phosphopantetheinyl transferase family protein → MIQVHVFPTQPAQQVDFAAQCLCEADQRQLSTLHSESRRNLFLYSRKKLYGVLSHTTGMPASTLSIGLGPHGKPLVENAPGFLDFSISHSKAFLAIAVSKNRRVGIDIEDTARRGPAPTLESVCSESELKQLALLPKVNFLEIWTKKEAFLKLNGVGLAVDPKAVEAKPDGFVSCPSGHTLVHRRARLALFTSNPFYVMSVAYPALRGDRPRIELNEEHCL, encoded by the coding sequence GTGATTCAGGTTCATGTGTTTCCCACGCAGCCGGCACAGCAAGTTGACTTCGCTGCGCAGTGCCTGTGCGAAGCGGATCAAAGGCAACTCTCCACCCTCCATTCGGAATCCAGGCGCAATCTTTTCCTGTACAGCCGCAAAAAGTTGTATGGCGTTTTGAGCCACACCACTGGCATGCCCGCCAGCACTTTGTCGATCGGCCTGGGCCCACATGGCAAACCGCTTGTTGAAAACGCCCCGGGATTTCTCGACTTTTCAATTTCGCACAGCAAGGCATTCCTGGCCATTGCGGTTTCAAAAAACCGGCGTGTTGGCATCGACATTGAAGACACGGCCAGGCGCGGTCCTGCACCGACACTTGAATCGGTGTGCTCGGAAAGTGAACTTAAGCAGCTCGCTTTATTACCCAAAGTGAACTTTCTGGAAATTTGGACGAAAAAAGAAGCCTTTCTGAAACTGAACGGGGTTGGTTTGGCAGTTGACCCAAAAGCAGTGGAAGCGAAACCCGATGGTTTTGTGTCTTGCCCGAGCGGGCACACACTGGTTCACCGACGCGCCCGACTGGCGCTTTTTACGTCAAACCCGTTTTACGTCATGTCGGTGGCTTACCCCGCACTTCGGGGAGACCGGCCCCGCATCGAATTGAATGAAGAACACTGTTTATAA
- a CDS encoding gamma carbonic anhydrase family protein, translating into MKSYTYKNISPQIHPDAYVFDDVVIVGDVVIEKNVSIWPGVTIRGDKEKIIIREGSNIQEHSVLHADPGFPLTIEPNATIGHGVVLHGCTVGAHTVVGIRAVLLNGVRVSENCLITAGSILSAGPRFPAGSLIAGTPAKVLMALSESDIQNLKDTAIEYQDLAQEYRAHLVPCIHDR; encoded by the coding sequence ATGAAATCCTACACCTACAAAAACATTTCCCCTCAAATTCACCCCGATGCCTATGTGTTTGATGACGTGGTCATTGTGGGCGATGTGGTGATTGAAAAAAATGTCAGCATTTGGCCCGGTGTCACCATTCGGGGCGACAAGGAAAAAATCATCATCCGCGAAGGCAGCAATATTCAAGAACATTCTGTGTTGCATGCCGACCCCGGCTTTCCGCTGACGATTGAGCCCAATGCCACCATTGGCCATGGTGTGGTTTTGCATGGCTGCACAGTGGGCGCACACACGGTGGTGGGTATTCGCGCAGTGCTGTTGAACGGCGTTCGGGTCAGTGAGAACTGCCTGATCACAGCGGGCTCCATTCTGAGTGCAGGCCCACGTTTTCCAGCAGGCAGCCTGATCGCCGGCACCCCGGCCAAGGTGCTCATGGCGCTCAGCGAAAGCGACATTCAAAACCTCAAAGACACCGCCATTGAGTACCAGGACCTGGCGCAGGAATACCGCGCGCACCTTGTGCCGTGCATCCATGACAGGTGA
- the nadD gene encoding nicotinate (nicotinamide) nucleotide adenylyltransferase: MPTRQICIIGGTFNPIHMGHLQMARSAQAQCMADEVWFMPAGQPWQKANIDLAPSDVRKHLVELAIEGVHSWRLEPFELECQGPTYTVDTLELLSDKHPDCKFALVIGADQLANLTTWKHWQSLFDYARIGVVDRVQWGEFKVPEALKRHLMQDRLFRIPMPSVNISSTQIRRQFALLHSGTGDVLETARFKLEASLPTAVFKYIIKHSVYGRAQP; the protein is encoded by the coding sequence ATGCCCACTCGGCAAATCTGCATCATTGGCGGCACCTTCAACCCCATTCACATGGGTCACCTTCAAATGGCGCGCTCGGCACAAGCCCAGTGCATGGCCGACGAGGTGTGGTTCATGCCGGCTGGGCAGCCTTGGCAAAAAGCCAACATAGACCTGGCCCCGTCCGACGTGCGCAAGCACCTGGTGGAATTGGCCATCGAAGGAGTGCATTCCTGGCGGCTAGAGCCTTTCGAACTTGAATGCCAAGGCCCTACCTACACCGTGGACACGCTGGAACTGCTTTCCGACAAGCACCCGGATTGCAAGTTTGCCCTCGTAATCGGCGCAGACCAGCTTGCCAACCTGACGACCTGGAAACACTGGCAAAGCCTGTTTGACTACGCCCGTATTGGTGTGGTGGACCGTGTACAGTGGGGCGAATTCAAGGTACCCGAGGCTTTAAAACGACACTTGATGCAAGACCGCCTGTTTCGCATACCCATGCCCAGCGTCAACATCAGTTCCACCCAAATTCGACGCCAGTTCGCGCTTTTGCATTCAGGAACTGGTGATGTTTTGGAAACGGCCCGCTTCAAACTTGAAGCCAGCCTGCCCACTGCGGTGTTCAAGTACATCATCAAGCACTCAGTTTATGGTCGCGCCCAGCCGTGA
- a CDS encoding PAAR domain-containing protein produces MIRQGDTTSHGGTVLEGFAVYTVEGRAVAGLGHKVACPLCKGVFPIAQGNPAHTFNHVALAYEGMKTACGASLIASQASTTHTSPTGSMARIAEQQIPDNPLGNQAEDKVVEFIIRHHETKEPLEGVPYTIRLSTGAIESGHSNAEGLTSKLLVKKTVQAELIVHTMP; encoded by the coding sequence ATGATTCGCCAAGGTGACACCACCAGCCACGGTGGCACAGTGCTTGAAGGCTTTGCTGTTTACACCGTAGAAGGCCGTGCAGTGGCCGGTTTGGGACACAAAGTAGCATGCCCATTGTGCAAAGGTGTGTTTCCAATTGCACAAGGCAACCCCGCCCACACCTTCAACCACGTAGCATTGGCCTATGAGGGCATGAAAACAGCCTGCGGCGCCAGCCTGATTGCTTCGCAAGCCAGCACCACCCACACCTCGCCCACAGGTTCAATGGCCCGAATTGCTGAACAGCAAATACCAGACAACCCGCTGGGCAACCAAGCCGAGGACAAGGTGGTGGAGTTCATCATTCGCCACCATGAAACCAAGGAACCCCTTGAGGGTGTGCCTTACACCATCAGATTGTCCACGGGCGCGATTGAATCAGGGCATTCCAATGCCGAAGGTCTGACCAGCAAATTGCTTGTGAAGAAAACCGTTCAGGCCGAATTGATTGTTCACACCATGCCATGA
- a CDS encoding thioesterase II family protein, translated as MFSDTRLLRLNRSDHTDLLVCFPHAGAGISAFRNWPTRFKNHVGVALVQLPGREDRIHEDFSSSLFELSKAIANELAASNVNRLFLFGHSMGASIAWAVAEQLWFIHRCRPVLIVSAQSPTPEKQLAEQTQYDLPGWYELLGEKFPAALKHPELRALFETTWAIDSQWMKRELVCFHPSVLPVDVHAMYGIRDGLIARTEVAQWRNLTSRHFGLVPMQGGHLYWLDQAEPLYTTIEQLIERYSNVTS; from the coding sequence ATGTTCAGTGACACCCGGTTGCTGCGCCTGAACAGATCTGACCACACCGATTTGCTGGTCTGTTTCCCGCATGCTGGCGCCGGTATTTCTGCGTTCCGAAACTGGCCCACAAGGTTCAAAAATCACGTGGGCGTTGCCCTGGTTCAGTTGCCGGGTCGGGAAGACCGCATTCACGAGGATTTTTCCTCGTCCCTTTTTGAACTGTCCAAAGCCATTGCCAATGAGTTGGCCGCAAGCAATGTCAATAGACTGTTTTTATTCGGGCACAGCATGGGCGCATCCATCGCATGGGCTGTGGCAGAACAATTGTGGTTTATCCACCGGTGCAGGCCAGTCCTGATTGTGTCAGCCCAGTCGCCCACACCTGAAAAACAGTTGGCAGAACAGACACAGTATGACCTGCCAGGCTGGTACGAATTACTGGGAGAGAAATTTCCTGCAGCACTGAAACACCCTGAACTCCGGGCCCTGTTTGAAACAACATGGGCAATCGACAGCCAATGGATGAAGAGGGAATTGGTCTGCTTTCACCCGTCCGTTTTACCAGTGGACGTGCATGCCATGTATGGCATCCGCGACGGCTTGATTGCGCGCACTGAGGTCGCGCAGTGGAGAAACCTCACGTCACGGCATTTTGGTCTCGTCCCGATGCAGGGCGGTCATTTGTATTGGCTTGATCAAGCAGAGCCGCTTTACACAACAATTGAACAGTTGATCGAAAGGTATTCCAATGTCACATCGTGA
- a CDS encoding MupA/Atu3671 family FMN-dependent luciferase-like monooxygenase: MSSVHDLTKSQLAQLHARLQGLGASAPSNQAESLQKAADIPKLGIIFFSGIGSGERPYELLLEVAQFADTNGFKAIWTPERHFTEVGGAYPNPSVLAAALATVTRKVRLRAGSINLPLHDPLRVAEEWAVVDQLSNGRVDLALAPGWHVRDFVLRPENFADKFRILNEYRTQLQNLWTGNPLDKVDANGHTQSIVTYPRPVQKKLPLWLTTSKQEDAWRFAGENNLNVLSALINFGPKELEKRIGIYRKARSSVGLKPEDGVVSLMLHTFVDRSTEQAVTRVRPALTDYLKSFVTQHQTANTETDDKVKTLQTLGNDSDDFVDMVFNRYITTSSLIGDPVQCQTILAGFKSMGVDEIACLVDFGLSKNEVLASLSLLSSLLKH; encoded by the coding sequence ATGTCTAGCGTCCATGATTTGACGAAAAGCCAGCTGGCCCAACTCCATGCACGCTTGCAAGGCTTAGGGGCCAGTGCCCCGTCAAACCAGGCGGAGTCCTTACAGAAAGCGGCAGACATACCCAAGCTTGGCATCATTTTTTTCTCGGGAATCGGCTCGGGTGAAAGACCCTACGAACTCCTCTTGGAAGTTGCGCAATTCGCAGACACCAATGGATTCAAGGCAATCTGGACGCCTGAGAGACACTTCACCGAGGTTGGGGGAGCCTACCCAAACCCGTCGGTGCTGGCCGCCGCTTTGGCCACAGTGACCCGGAAGGTACGCTTGCGGGCTGGAAGCATCAACCTGCCTTTGCACGACCCCCTGCGGGTGGCCGAAGAATGGGCTGTGGTGGACCAACTCTCGAATGGCCGCGTTGACCTTGCGCTTGCGCCCGGTTGGCATGTGCGGGATTTTGTACTTCGGCCCGAAAACTTTGCCGACAAATTCAGAATCCTGAATGAATACCGGACGCAACTGCAAAATTTGTGGACAGGCAATCCACTCGACAAAGTAGATGCCAATGGGCACACCCAATCGATTGTGACTTACCCACGCCCGGTGCAAAAAAAGCTGCCACTTTGGCTGACCACCTCGAAACAGGAGGATGCGTGGCGGTTTGCAGGCGAAAACAATTTGAATGTGCTATCAGCACTGATCAATTTTGGCCCAAAGGAACTGGAAAAACGAATCGGAATTTACCGCAAGGCCCGTTCCTCGGTTGGCTTGAAACCTGAAGACGGGGTGGTCAGCCTGATGCTTCATACCTTTGTTGACCGCAGCACCGAGCAGGCAGTCACACGCGTTCGCCCTGCCCTGACCGATTATTTGAAATCGTTTGTGACACAACACCAAACCGCAAACACAGAGACTGACGACAAGGTAAAAACCTTGCAAACGCTTGGAAATGACAGCGACGATTTTGTCGACATGGTGTTTAACCGATACATCACTACAAGCTCGCTGATTGGCGACCCAGTCCAGTGTCAAACAATCCTTGCCGGGTTCAAATCCATGGGAGTGGATGAAATCGCCTGCCTTGTTGATTTCGGACTGAGCAAGAACGAAGTGCTTGCCAGCCTGAGCCTGCTTTCCAGCCTTCTGAAACACTGA
- a CDS encoding DUF2515 family protein has translation MTTTCFPQLISDDLPLHKGARTLDQCKCYSTDRYDNTEKLVAEVEVLTCDCLWRICQREAERIVAPGGLLIADPIARNRRINAAYAALWKTDNRFEWAGLAAFASKQVGCGLLHAAIGMEQINRTQDELEMLERNPWVPLGAKIGSAGARGGMESAEVSLKYVFDMLALGNTALFLDIYPLHMFYKKRGIEEMKKCMGKREKIYGHPKFPVLWTIQEKVRFGFRFAEIIPAFEAIEAGDIFKSVDLLARHEQKNILQPAIYEDFLMRSLLQGNQVASSFAYVTNFSTRLEQPVQLTLANQCAPLPDGRSIEFSKNGFANLANLDERMPFVLRAAKQFHNLLRSGNRQVIEQSIHEISSGQATR, from the coding sequence ATGACCACCACCTGTTTCCCCCAACTGATCAGCGACGACTTGCCTTTGCACAAGGGCGCTCGCACCCTCGACCAATGCAAGTGCTACAGCACCGACCGTTACGACAACACCGAGAAACTTGTTGCCGAAGTGGAGGTACTGACCTGTGACTGCCTGTGGCGGATTTGCCAGCGAGAAGCCGAACGAATTGTTGCGCCGGGTGGCCTGTTGATTGCGGACCCGATTGCGCGCAACCGGCGAATCAATGCGGCCTACGCAGCACTGTGGAAAACCGATAACCGCTTTGAATGGGCCGGGTTGGCCGCCTTTGCATCTAAGCAAGTAGGTTGTGGCCTGTTGCATGCGGCCATTGGCATGGAACAGATCAACCGCACACAAGACGAATTGGAGATGCTTGAACGAAACCCTTGGGTGCCGCTTGGCGCAAAAATAGGATCTGCTGGTGCGCGCGGTGGCATGGAAAGCGCGGAAGTATCACTCAAGTATGTTTTCGATATGCTGGCCCTAGGCAACACGGCCTTGTTTCTCGACATTTACCCATTGCACATGTTCTACAAGAAGCGGGGCATTGAGGAGATGAAAAAGTGCATGGGCAAGAGAGAAAAAATCTATGGTCACCCAAAATTTCCTGTGCTTTGGACTATTCAGGAAAAAGTGAGATTCGGGTTTCGATTTGCCGAAATTATTCCGGCATTTGAAGCCATTGAAGCTGGTGATATCTTCAAAAGTGTTGATTTGTTGGCTCGCCATGAACAGAAAAATATCCTTCAACCCGCCATTTACGAAGATTTTCTAATGCGCAGCCTTTTGCAAGGCAACCAGGTAGCCAGTTCATTTGCTTATGTCACCAACTTTTCAACAAGGTTGGAACAACCCGTTCAATTGACACTGGCCAATCAATGCGCACCGCTACCAGACGGACGCAGCATTGAATTCAGCAAGAATGGCTTCGCAAACCTTGCCAATCTGGATGAACGCATGCCCTTTGTACTTCGCGCAGCCAAGCAGTTTCATAATTTACTTAGAAGTGGAAACCGGCAAGTGATTGAGCAGAGCATTCATGAAATATCCAGTGGACAAGCAACTCGATGA
- a CDS encoding transporter substrate-binding domain-containing protein — protein MSHRDLLGKIREQGLIHVGFQHHTPPFAYKAAQQVEPIGYSVDICHRVLRGICVELGLEEIQISPVEVTSSTRQGMLDQGLIDMECGSTSITPARQKNTLFSQPIFYTAHRIAVKNSHAESAAHSKQPLRATGIENSTSHHAILNWPEAPRAIEFFGCSSIHFAFERFQNDPAIEVMVADEVILKSLLLQSGSSDMVLLPMRLKGEPYGFMFHKEEHQFKALVDQQLSRIFQADEFEKLYARWFMNTLPDLNFNLDLPLHTTQPQLRQPGQLGKQS, from the coding sequence ATGTCACATCGTGATCTACTTGGCAAGATCAGGGAACAGGGCCTAATCCACGTAGGCTTTCAGCACCACACCCCGCCGTTTGCTTACAAGGCCGCACAGCAGGTCGAGCCCATCGGTTATTCAGTCGACATTTGCCACAGGGTGCTCCGGGGTATTTGCGTGGAACTGGGCCTTGAGGAAATCCAGATAAGCCCTGTGGAGGTCACCTCCTCAACCCGGCAGGGCATGCTGGATCAAGGTTTGATTGACATGGAGTGTGGCTCGACCAGCATCACCCCGGCGCGGCAGAAAAACACCCTGTTCAGTCAGCCAATTTTTTACACAGCACACCGGATCGCAGTCAAGAATTCACACGCAGAAAGCGCTGCTCACAGCAAGCAACCCCTACGTGCCACTGGCATTGAAAACTCCACCAGCCATCACGCCATTTTGAACTGGCCTGAAGCACCGCGCGCCATCGAATTTTTTGGCTGCAGCAGTATCCATTTTGCCTTCGAGCGATTTCAGAACGACCCTGCCATTGAGGTCATGGTGGCAGACGAGGTGATCTTGAAATCCTTGCTGCTTCAATCAGGTTCAAGCGACATGGTGTTATTGCCCATGCGCCTGAAGGGCGAGCCTTATGGATTCATGTTTCATAAAGAAGAACACCAGTTCAAAGCATTGGTCGATCAACAATTGTCCAGAATTTTTCAAGCCGATGAATTTGAAAAGCTGTATGCGCGCTGGTTCATGAACACGCTGCCCGATTTGAATTTCAACCTCGACCTGCCCTTGCACACAACCCAGCCGCAATTGCGGCAACCGGGACAACTTGGAAAACAATCGTGA
- a CDS encoding homoserine dehydrogenase, producing MKIGILGFGHVASATVQAMMSNRDLIASKTDTPLEIVKLATRTVTRATNRVPPGCEVTDDCWAVVNDPEIDIVIELIGGTTLAKELVMRAISNGKHVITANKALLAYCGEEIMALADQYGVCVLFEAAVAVSIPIIKTLKSSAAANHVTSVVGILNGTSNYILSQMSEHGTEFNDALAQAQEKGFAEADPTLDINGEDAAHKITLLASLAFGIPIRFDATCFKGTSGVERADTQFAKRLGYELKLIAQARLENNKAYVAVAPMLVPETELLAQVHGSMNGISIAGDLFGSAFFYGSGAGGKQTSSAILADLIELAQHAKPGQSAGTPNLGFRKAALKPIEYLLPHERSSQFYLRLRVEDKVGVLAEVSTIFANAEVSLSTLLQDESEQGLTDLIATTHVTSWAQLQSILPALQQASAVGQPVIVYTILEEHPA from the coding sequence ATGAAAATAGGCATATTGGGATTCGGCCACGTGGCTTCAGCTACCGTACAGGCCATGATGTCCAACCGCGATTTGATCGCATCGAAAACAGACACGCCACTGGAAATTGTCAAGCTGGCCACGCGAACCGTGACCCGTGCCACCAACCGTGTTCCACCGGGCTGCGAAGTCACCGACGATTGCTGGGCCGTGGTCAATGACCCGGAAATCGACATTGTCATTGAATTGATTGGCGGCACCACGCTGGCCAAGGAACTGGTGATGCGCGCCATCTCGAATGGCAAGCATGTTATTACAGCCAACAAGGCGCTGCTTGCCTACTGTGGCGAGGAAATCATGGCGCTGGCTGATCAATATGGCGTTTGTGTGTTGTTTGAGGCGGCTGTGGCAGTTTCGATTCCGATCATCAAAACATTGAAGTCGTCTGCGGCAGCCAACCATGTCACCTCGGTGGTGGGCATCTTGAATGGCACGTCCAACTACATTCTTTCCCAGATGAGCGAGCACGGTACAGAATTCAACGACGCACTGGCTCAAGCCCAGGAAAAAGGTTTTGCGGAAGCGGACCCCACACTGGACATCAATGGTGAAGACGCTGCACACAAAATCACCTTGCTGGCCTCGCTGGCATTTGGTATTCCCATCCGCTTTGATGCCACCTGCTTCAAGGGAACATCCGGGGTTGAGCGGGCAGACACTCAATTTGCGAAGCGGCTGGGCTATGAACTAAAGCTGATTGCCCAGGCCAGGCTGGAGAACAACAAGGCCTACGTTGCTGTTGCGCCCATGCTGGTTCCTGAAACCGAATTGCTTGCGCAAGTGCATGGCTCGATGAATGGCATTTCCATCGCTGGCGACCTTTTTGGCTCAGCCTTTTTTTACGGCTCAGGCGCCGGGGGAAAGCAGACATCCAGCGCCATTCTGGCGGACTTGATCGAACTGGCCCAGCATGCGAAACCCGGACAGTCTGCAGGCACACCCAACCTAGGCTTCAGAAAGGCGGCCCTTAAACCCATTGAATATCTGCTACCGCACGAGCGCAGCAGCCAGTTTTATTTGCGCCTGCGCGTTGAGGACAAAGTGGGCGTACTTGCAGAAGTCAGCACCATTTTTGCGAATGCGGAAGTGTCACTGAGCACCCTGTTGCAAGACGAAAGTGAACAAGGTCTGACCGACCTGATTGCAACGACCCACGTGACCTCGTGGGCGCAACTGCAAAGCATATTGCCAGCGCTGCAGCAGGCATCCGCGGTTGGCCAACCAGTGATTGTGTACACCATACTGGAGGAACACCCGGCCTGA